Part of the Mercenaria mercenaria strain notata chromosome 8, MADL_Memer_1, whole genome shotgun sequence genome is shown below.
tcaaaaatgacatgattttgagcaatttgatgaagttccaaaattatcaatgtacccttggtccgttacggaccccttagggatttctgtttatccagagctcaaatattttttcatagattaaaagctgacatgctgtactaaagcccaggtaatttcaattcgtaataaagtgctgaaaattggctccccaatagcaaaaaagaaaaaagaaaaaagtccacgcgcatacatttagacgggttgacccctgcgcgtgacccctgactacctacgaatcaaaatgcggctttcgttttcaagtttagcatttctactttcattttatttacttccggaaatagctgaaggtcgagtcacgtcattttctgtgttgtcaaaaacatacatatgcctggcgagattgcataaatatgtgctggccgtcctaaggttatatatagactaagtataaaaaggggcaGATAATCGGATATGACATTCATGTCTAATTCAAGCCAACGACGAACACCAACACACGAAAGTGTGATGACGGACGGACTCGGCACTGAAAGTATATGGTTAAATCTACAGAACATATGAGATTCCGTTACCTCATCCATATGCTAGCCGAGCTACATGAGCAAAGAGTAAAAGAACCGACAAATTTATAATCAGTTCATGCCAGTTTAATGTTTTCATACAACGTGAACATAACTGTTGTATTCGTTGTAAAAAGTGTTCGGTTAGAAATAAAGCGTATTTTAATTATGTTAAAGCATCTACTTGACACAAATCTTAAGATCTAGAACATGTTTTGCAATGCTTCATTTAATCTCGATTAACAGTATTTACAGCTAGCCaaggaaaaatggaaaaaatacaaCTAAAGCAATTAATGTAATACTTTGTATTTGATTGTGACTCAAAAGTGACAAAATCATATTGTTAACCATCTTGATCAATAAATATCATGTGTGCTTTCtcgtaaatgtttattttaaatctaCAGATCATCATCTAACAATGCTGGTATTCCTGACTCATTTCCTAAACGATAACATAAAATACAAACGTAAGTTTaattaatgtacatgtaattaatgTTAATAGCGTCTGCCATCACAGATTGTATCACCACTTTAAATATAGCAATGCAATAATTTGCAAGACATGATAACTTATTTCAGTTTATGATGTTCATCTTCGTGTTTACACACCATTACAGGAACATGTGCATGGTGTACTATGTAATCGCTCGTGCAGCCCATTACTGTTCGGCGAATGGTGCCGTGACCGCGACTTCCTACAATTATCATATCGACATTTTGTTGTTCCGCTGCTTTCACTAGCGCCTCGCCAGGAGAACCATATATACACTCTAGCGTATGTTTAATCTGAAATACAGGCAGAAGTGATGTTaagtatacagtcaaaccttaACTAAAGGCCACCTCGGGATAACAACAATTTTCTCTTCCCGTATTTCATCCCGTTTGAGAGACCATCTATTTACAAAGAACACTTTTTTACTCCCTAAAAAATTGTTGTACTttctaacaagaaatatctttaaaaatgatggtcggcgaattgtaataaggaaagaagtttatgaatttttcatctaacattcatctttcatctaacatttttcaaattgcaaaactaaacaccgcactttaacaatttaaatggttctcttttaatttttcgcaaaggtttctaaggttgcaattttgtttcgtgtatgcttagacgaataattacagcagtagtttgatgaagattcatgaagcggttcatgagaagaggtcatttaacgtgtttatattttagctaaattggtccgtatccctatttgtaacaaaatagcaggagactttacgatattgttacacatcgagtttgataaaaatccattacattttagtgcttaatgcaaagaaaggcatatctacttttagctatagtggtacctaatagggcccaagttcctatataaataaatttggaagaggaccttataatgatgctccagaccaagtatgacaaagatccaccaagctgttcatgagacgctgtataaaggcatttctagtttcagctctagcagcccctaaaaggggtcaaatgtcccagctgaacaaagttggctgcgggcctaataaagatgctacaaatcaagtttgattagaatacatgagaaaaaatcaattaaaggatttttttatttattatttttatttatttctaaaataggcctactgatcccgctttaacaaatgcatattcgctattcatgaatctttggacaatgacgtcacacctataaaaagtgaaggtcaagcaaaacatacaaatataattatttcaatatttctgttttataagcaaagttCGGTCATTGTCATAACACAttgataaactgtatgcagcgtaccttcatttcagtgtaatgagattcagtcattatatagcatatatataatgaaacagatttcatttgagttcaatatttgcataccatactaaagaaagatattcatatataataaatcagttaaataattcataacaaatatatcaaagcaaacaagtactcattttaatatgcaatctgaataagtcacaaaagcaagaaaccttttcatatacagacgagaATTGTAACAAGgataatcttttaaaaagcacttctctacataaaagactcttatcacacccttattcatgtgatacgcacactgtattcagctctttctttaatttgatatatgttgatatttgaacaggtttttatcatatttattaaacttacttatcattttgagatatatcaatattcttgctaaatatactgagccaaagttagctttaaaactgtgaacagcgtcgtttaggataaacgctttgtctacatttcactcagcgtagcacaatcaacagagtgaaagaaattgacactctcgtccaatcaggcagactgttgcataaatcttccattttgataaattatctataatgcgttatcaagtagtttgacttgcaaactgaagtcacgtggcataggtaacgaaaaccaatttagacggcgtcgccgaaaaagataaaataataacaaaatacaagGTATCAAACACCTGCTCTTAATAACTTTCCATTAAGTGTTTTATAGACTGGCAAGACTGTACACTAATAATTACGCTATGCCATACTTTTAGCCAGTATGTTAAAACATACGACATGTTCTTTCAGTACGATTTAAGTGGCCGAAAACTTTTGCTCACTGACCTATGTTAAATAACATTTACATCAAGTGTTAAAGGTGGTCTATCATATCTATgcgacatttaatgacatttttaactttACTGCATTCTGTTACAGATTTATTAAATGAACAAAAGACCTATTTCAAAGAGAAGAGTTATATTCcgattagaaatgtatgttttattattttatatgaaatttgtaaTCACTACTCTTCAATATGAGAGTGCACTATTGCTCCTGATTTCAATACAACTTCTATGTTTACATTTGCTTTCAACATGACAGATATTCAGATATATTTCAACAACCTGAACAATAAGGCAAGATTTTAAACAATGCAACATTTCGAATCCatttatactatatatatatatatatatatatatatatatatatatatatatatatatatatatcaagtcCATCCAGATAATAAGAATTTTACgaatttgcatttctaatgaatttctgcttaatttacatttttgatgTAAATGTTTGACAAATACTAGACAACAGATATGATATTTATATCAATCATTTCAAAGTATGTCTATTAAATTTATGTATTATGCTAAAGTTACTCTATCTCAGAATAGCTGGGCAACAAGAACAGAAAAGTCAACTTTTTAGAATACTAGTAATGCCAGAGAAAATACTCAAATAAGTGATCATTCTGTTAACTATTCCAACAAATTTGTTACTTGAtcaaatctttgttttttttaacactCGCTCAATATTCTAATTCTCTGTTACCAAAATCAAACCGTTTTGATTACATTAGAGActgtttgattttgatatcagAGAATTATAATATTGGGCgagtgttaaaaaaaaacaaagaaaaaacccaaaacaactGATACGGAAAAGCAGTAGAACACAGAACAGGAATTAGCCGATTAGCTTCttgatatgtatttttaaatgatatacatgtagttgcataCATAAAGGCATTTCTGTTGATATGTCATCATAATTGTATACATTACCTTTGATATgcatgtttgtttgttattaatCATGGTTGTAATATGCACCTGGCATTCTCCCACGAGGAGGTAATAAAGAACCAGAATCAGAACCACCTAACCacctttaaacatgttaaaataaaactaataaaatgtCACTGGCCTGTTATGTGAGAATGAATAGCACGCTAAATTCACTGACCACAAATATGTCAATCACGCAAGAACAAGCAAGTCGCAAAAGCAGACGACAACACTTGCAAGTAATCAATCTATCCGACCTTTAAAGAAAAGAATTGATCTGGTAACTTACATTGTGACTGTTGGCTAGCTCGTCAATACTTTTGAAAGTTTCCGTCAACTTTTGTTCATGTTCTTTCATTAGAGATTCAAGTTCGTCTGCATTATCCGCCTTTAGCATTGTTGCTGTAAAACAGAAAGTCAATTATGAGATCGTGAGATCAGTATTGTAATCAGTACACGTGTAACAAATAATTACGTGTACTTTAATCAAAGCAACCCTCGAATTCACTTCCTTGTATAGTAATATTAGTATGAGGAAAACCGTATAATCTTTGTAGTGTTTGATTCTAAAACCAATGTCCAGTCAACAGCAGTAAATTTATATATTCACAAACGCCTTATAATTAAGCTAAGATAGGTCTATCTCGAATGATGgcaaatatatataacattacaAAACGAGTCAATGACCTTCAGATCAATTAACTATAAATGTATATACGTTTAGTGCATCCCCGTCTCCGAGtatctaaaatcattttcatataaataactATTACTTGGTAGGTTGGCACCATGTTCGACGCAGTGGGCCATAATCACATTGTCCCCATCTCGGTAAATGTTCTCCACAAAACCTGAAACATAACATCAgtcattatacatgtactttctttGTCCTATTCGGAAGGCGAGAACAAgcataaaaatattatatgttaATCTTTTCCATTTCATCTAAAAAATTATACAGCCTAATCTGTCATTCAATATTCACTTTAATATATTCATCATCTTTGGGAAGGCGAATTGCTTGCACATAGGTCATCTTCAGTGTAAAAGCAAATGACCTTGTGATAAATAAGTTAACGCTGGGTAGTTATTTGAACCCACCGAACCTGTCCtcggacagcaacgcttgactatacATGAGCGTTGTCACTAGAGAAggttaaatgaataaatacaaaaatcGAAAACGAAGCATAATTTATACTTATGTAAAAGTGAGTTATGGACCCTGTGTAATGAATGTCAGAATAGGTGTGTGAAGTTACAGTCTgttcccatttgtgggtactgagataccagactACATACAAAAACAATTCGTGTTGCTTTCGCCAAAGTATGACGTATGTACCAATATacgtacatgtactttattttgggaataaatatgtttaaactaaaaaaggaaatagAGAATCTACTTTGCAACCCCCCCCGCAAAATATACTTATGAAACCTGTGTAGGCCTACTGCATATCAGATCAAAGTACATCACAGTCAACCGTtgaagtatgtgaagtttcaatccattcccattagtcaCAGTAagtgctgagataccagcttacatataaaacataatcaaaaattgCTAGAAAGAGAAAAGGCgcatactggttcgagtcgtaaattcggccactttttgcggcttttcataaatattctttcgttttacaattgatttgtacaaaatttctaccatatgtgctttgatacaagcaacattgattattatcattaaggggacgcatactttgaaattagaaaaaagtgggtggggtattataaaatttacctgcaaaaaagtacaaggttttggtaaatgaaatgaatactgtttcaactgttataagtacacaaaggattgagtcactaaaataaaaatgtgaaaaactgaaacaagaaagttattgttgaattacataagacttcttgtgtacattcaaagtcaacaattaagactttttggtgcgaaaataatagtgcttcactttgtccaaacatttatcaatgtcctacagattctaatttaaagaaagaatgtgaaattaGTTCACTGTctagcttttcatttggcatatgtgagctaaaacacattatttagtttgtttacaaagtagtgcataagaaaagatacggtggtcaaggaatgccacattacaacactaaaagagtatattccccttaatacattaaacatttatcattacagaagtctagtggcttacaataaaggcctagaaatgttgccattattaatttttaacttggtattcatgaactgcaatgcacttaaatatcaaaacacattcaacaaacttttgaaaatgtactgtcttaaaaatccctaaaataaggtatgaaatttggttgagaggtccaatcaatgtgtatatgtgcaaaagcaacattctaatcttgttcacaaaagttactaatacacagcaggaatgtcaatgatcaaaactggacgaatatacagttatctccattttaatgtcatttataatttgtccttgaattctccaccatacttttcataactctgtttgcacgagttgcacgagaatgctgtcattcacgtaaaaaaatggggtcaaataagttgtaaatgtaatatcatgtaaacgtagttaatggattatgcagttcaagataaactttatctcataacgtaacgaacatgtataatgttgtaacaacaactttacttacactgatttaagtagcagtcggtttataagtgactttattgattcattttgtgttttgttattgttgtcaaaagtataacggaagtgcctcacaactgaagcggaaaccagtttgatgcgcaaagtagtccactgtaggtaatattttttgacaaatgtccacagaaattaataattttctaatattaaagatgaatatctgaataggattcattatttgataagaaattataatcatcgacatattttttttaaaaatcgtacacgtgctgacacctaagttgtctcccgttgtttattagagttacctttcgtccggcgcagtaatacatttgcagtgaatcgccgagaagtcgtgggagaattaaaaaccatgtaaacaaactaaaattaaccaccttttcaagatgaatttcaagtgatcgaca
Proteins encoded:
- the LOC123566335 gene encoding universal stress protein Slr1101-like: MAESGKSTEGKRNIMIAMDCSKHANYAFKCFVENIYRDGDNVIMAHCVEHGANLPTTMLKADNADELESLMKEHEQKLTETFKSIDELANSHNIKHTLECIYGSPGEALVKAAEQQNVDMIIVGSRGHGTIRRTVMGCTSDYIVHHAHVPVMVCKHEDEHHKLK